The Acidobacteriota bacterium region TCGTGGCGTTGCTCTTCTCGTTAGGCCACGGGTTGGCGCGGCCTTCATTGACCAGTCTGATTACACAGGCCGCCCCGCCTAATCGGCGCGGCGGCGTATTAGGCGCAGCGACCTCCTTAGAAAGTTTTTCGCGCATCATTGCGCCGATCCTGGGCGGCTGGATCATTGCAGTGCATCCGACCTGGCTGGGCTGGCTGGGCGGCCTGCTTTATTCGGTGGCCGTGGCTATCGCGTTTACGGTAACGGTTACGCCGAACGAATAGTCACGGAAATGTAACCGTCACAGACGACCTCACGTCTTTAGAGTCAACCATCGTCAAACGAGCCGTATTCGCAATTGAACACTATCCAGAAGGGCAGAAAAGCCGTCGCTGCTCTTCGCGGGAGCTAACGATGAAAAAAGCACTCTTCTTCGGGCTGATGTTTTGCCTGCTCGGTTCAACGTTTTTCTTCTCCACCCAAGCACAAGTGCAGGAAGTACGCGAAAACACCGGCGCGGCAGCCGCCTGGCGCGCGTTGTTGCGTTTGCGCACGACGGCCACCGTCTTGCACACCACGGCGCATCCTGATGATGAAGACGGCGCAATGCTCACCTGGCTGACGCGCCACGAAGGCGTGCGCACCGGGCTGCTCACGCTCAATCGCGGCGAAGGCGGCGCGAATGTGGTCGGGTCGGAGCTGTACGATCAACTCGGCATCCTGCGCACCGAAGAGTTGCTGGCCGCCGGGCGCTATTACGGCGTAGACCAGATGTTCACGCGCGTGACCGACTTCGGCTTTTCCAAGCGGATGGACGAAACGCTCGAACACTGGGGCAAAGAGGTCGTGTTGAAAGACGTGGTGCACGCCGTGCGGCTATATCGGCCCGACGTGATCATTTCCAGGTTTCACGGTAAACCGCGCGACGGCCATGGCAATCATCAGACCGCCGGATTGATGAGCGCCGAGGTCTTCAAAGCCGCCGCCGACCCGAACATGTTCCCCGAACATTTCAAAGAAGGTTTGCGCCCCTGGCAAGTCAAGAAACTGTATCGCAGCGTCGGTGGCTTTGGCGGCGGTGGTCGCGGAGCGGAGCCACAGGAAGCGACAGTCAAGGTGGATGTCGGCGCGTATGACCCGTTGCTGGGCCGCTCTTATTTGCAAATTGCGCGTTACGGGCTGGGCTTTCAACGTTCGCAAAACGGAGGTGGCGCACTGGCCGCGCCCGGTTCGTCCATCTCTTCGTGGTTGCTGGAAGAAAGCTTGGTGGGCAAACGCACGACGGAAGAAAGTATTTTTGAAGGACTGGACACGACCATTCCCAGCTTGGCAAGGCTCGCCGGTTCGACCAACGTCAACGCTGAACTAAGCGCCATCAACAACAGCGTGGAAGCGGCGATCAAGAAATTCGACGCCCGCCAGCCCTGGTTGACTGCGACAGATTTGGCTGCCGGACAAAAGGCTACGCTATCCCTGATCGAAAGGGTCAAAGCGTCCAGTATCACCGCCGACAACAAAGACCAGTTGCTCTTCCTGCTCAGCAACAAGGAAACCGAATTCAACGACGCGATGAACAAGGCGTTGGGCTTGGCAATGGAAGTGCTGGTTGATCCGCCGCCAGCAACAGGCGGCGGCCCCGGTGGCTTTGGCGGGCCACGCGAAACCTTCAACGTCGCGATTCCGGGGCAAAAATTCTCGCTCACGCTGAGCGTCGTCAATCGCAGTCCGGTGGCTTTTGAGCGCGCCGAAACCATCGTCGCGCCGCCCAAAGGCTGGGGCCTCAACGCCAAACCGCCCGAAGGCGGCTTGCCCGTCAACAACAGCCGCTTGCGCGCACAGTTTGAGTTGCAAGTGCCGGAGAATGCCGAATACACGCGCCCCTATTGGTCGCGCGCCAATCACTTGCGCGAGCACATTTACCAGATCAACAAACCCGAATTGTTGCACCTGCCCTTTGCACCGCCCGACGTTATGGGCTGGTTCAATTACGTCGTCAACGGCGTGCGCTTCCACCTGACGCAACCGGCGCAAACCACTTACATTGACCGGCCCTGGGGCGAACAGCGCCGCTTGCTGACCGTCGCGCCCGCGCTCAGCGTAGCGCTCTCGCCGCAAGTCGGCGTCGTTTCCATCGCGGCAACCAATTCAACCTTCGACGCCAGCGTCAACGTGCTGAACAACGTCAAAGGCAACGCCACTGGCAAAGTGCGGCTGCAATTGCCTGCGGGCTGGACAAGCACGCCCGCCGAAGCCCCGTTCAGCTTTACGCACGAAGGCGAACTCGCTAACTTCTCGTTCAAAGTAACCGTGCCGCGCGTCGCTGCCGGGCAGGAATACAAAGTCCAGGCTGTCGCCGAATACAACAACAAACAATACAGCGAGGGTTACGAAGTCATCGCCCATCGCGACAATGAACCGCGCCACCTTTATCATCCGGCGACGATGGAAGTGCGCGGCATCGAAACCAACGTCGCGCCGAATTTGAACGTCGGTTACGTGATGGGCGTCGGCGATGAAATCCCGAAGGCGCTCGAACAAATTGGCGTCAAGGTGACACTGCTCAGCGAAAACGATCTGGCGAAAGGCAATCTCGACGGTTACGACGCCATTCTCATCGGCATTCGCGCAACGGCGGTGCGCGACGATTTGAAGGCGTATAGCAAACGCCTGCTCGACTATTGCGAACGCGGCGGCAATCTGGTTTATCAGTATCAAACGCAGGAATTCGACGCCGCGCCTTACGGGCCGTATCCCTACAAACTGGGCGCGCGCGCCGAAGAGGTTTCGGAAGAAGATTCCAAAGTCACGCTGCTGGATACGGCCAATCCGATTTTCAACTGGCCGAACAAAATCAGCGCGGCGGATTTCGATGGCTGGGTCGAAGAG contains the following coding sequences:
- a CDS encoding PIG-L family deacetylase, coding for MKKALFFGLMFCLLGSTFFFSTQAQVQEVRENTGAAAAWRALLRLRTTATVLHTTAHPDDEDGAMLTWLTRHEGVRTGLLTLNRGEGGANVVGSELYDQLGILRTEELLAAGRYYGVDQMFTRVTDFGFSKRMDETLEHWGKEVVLKDVVHAVRLYRPDVIISRFHGKPRDGHGNHQTAGLMSAEVFKAAADPNMFPEHFKEGLRPWQVKKLYRSVGGFGGGGRGAEPQEATVKVDVGAYDPLLGRSYLQIARYGLGFQRSQNGGGALAAPGSSISSWLLEESLVGKRTTEESIFEGLDTTIPSLARLAGSTNVNAELSAINNSVEAAIKKFDARQPWLTATDLAAGQKATLSLIERVKASSITADNKDQLLFLLSNKETEFNDAMNKALGLAMEVLVDPPPATGGGPGGFGGPRETFNVAIPGQKFSLTLSVVNRSPVAFERAETIVAPPKGWGLNAKPPEGGLPVNNSRLRAQFELQVPENAEYTRPYWSRANHLREHIYQINKPELLHLPFAPPDVMGWFNYVVNGVRFHLTQPAQTTYIDRPWGEQRRLLTVAPALSVALSPQVGVVSIAATNSTFDASVNVLNNVKGNATGKVRLQLPAGWTSTPAEAPFSFTHEGELANFSFKVTVPRVAAGQEYKVQAVAEYNNKQYSEGYEVIAHRDNEPRHLYHPATMEVRGIETNVAPNLNVGYVMGVGDEIPKALEQIGVKVTLLSENDLAKGNLDGYDAILIGIRATAVRDDLKAYSKRLLDYCERGGNLVYQYQTQEFDAAPYGPYPYKLGARAEEVSEEDSKVTLLDTANPIFNWPNKISAADFDGWVEERGSKWMSTWDEKYTPLLECHDREQAPQKGGLMYAPYGKGTFVYAAYAFYRQLPAGVQGGYRLFSNIISLKKRPR